In the genome of Anabrus simplex isolate iqAnaSimp1 chromosome 7, ASM4041472v1, whole genome shotgun sequence, the window ggAGACAAAATAAAGAATGAAAGTATTCGGCATCAACTTGGATTGGATAGGaacctgttggaaaccttagaattaagcagattacgatggtatggACATAAGAAAAGGATgactccaattaggaccccaagagcatactatgaaaggaatgttgttagtaagaggcccagagggaggccacgtgatagttgggaaaaccaaattttcaaagaccttgcaaacatgatgtaaattggcagcaaaaggtagaaaaTCAGCTTTGATTGGACAGGatgaactggaagaggctcgtaaacacctgCACCCTGCTTGCAGGAgcggaaaattgatgatgatgatgatgatgatgatgatgatgatgagaatcaAGTTGGTGAGAGGAAAATGAGAttcataggacacatcttgagacacccaggactcaTTCAGTTAGTTTTCCAGAGAAGTATATGGTGTtaagaacagtagggatagaccaaggtataaatatgtaaacagataTACTACACTGCAGTAGTTACACAGAActcaaaaggttagcacaggatagaatgGCATTGCAACATGGATCCAACCAGTTTATGGACATCATCAAGTTTCTCCCTCATACATAATTTTTACCATTTTCCTCTGTCATCTAGAGTTTCAAAATAACTTGCAAATTCTATAGGCCCTTTAAATGTGTAAGATGAGTATCTTCATACAAACCTGCAAATTTTGAAGCCTTTCAGAAGTTGCTGCATCAAGTACAGGCTTTGGCAgttcattattatcatcaccatcacttTCACTTTCCACTTCAATATCTTCTAAATGAGTCCTATGTTGAAGCACAACAGTACTCACTGATCCAACAAAAGACCCAGACTTCACGTTGTCTGCAGAGTTGCATTGATCTGGTTTCTTCTCTTGATTTTCCATGTGAACTGAAACACGCTGAGGGTTGAACTGCACCTCTGAAGGGCTAATGGAGGGAACAGATTTTAATTCACTGTCTTCTGACTCTCTACTTATTTGTAAATTTCTTGTACTTGTTTCTGTCTCACTAACAATTCTAGTAGCCTCAGTAGCTAATTTGCCATTTAAATTATGTTCATTGCTTTCAATATTATTTTTGAAATCGACAAGAAAAGGAGAAGGGTTATGTTCATTAGTCTCATTGCTTATACtatttgaaatagaagtaccaccTATTTGTAccctttccttttctttctgaATTATGGAAGCATTCTTCTCATTACCTAAAGTTTTTAAGTCTCCAATCTTAGAAGAATCTTTCCTAACACAGATCTCatcagaattatttgaaaatatatcagaaaatatatcATCCTCTATCTCACAATTACCTGGCTGAATCACAACTTCAATAGAAGAGTCTTTATCTACGTGGTTCTCGATTCTTGGTTTCAAAGATACAGCTCCAGTTTGATTTTCACATGAATCCTTTGAAAATATGTCTGCAAATATATCATTATCCAATTCCAGTTTGTTGGGTTGAATGACCACTTCAAGGGAAGTACCTTGACTATCATTTTTCACAACTCTATTTGAACACTGATTTCTAGTTTCCATATTTTTCATATGTTCTGAAGTTTCTCTCTCAGATTCAGACCAGTCTAAACCATAAACAGGTGCTTCTTCCACTTCTACAAATCCtgcatcactatcactatcagaaATCACTGACACTCCAGACTTTTCCTCCACCACTGTCCGATCTACACAACTTTTATCGCTCCCTTCTTTGATTTTATCACCAAAACTAATTACAGCATGCGTATTCAACACATTTGTTTTAGTATCTGCAATTACTGCACCTTGTTTCAAAGGCACATCACCATAAGTATTTTCTTCGCAAATCATTTTACTAGTGGAAGGTGCATCAATTGGAGGAGGATTCTTCCTTCCAGATTTTTTTGCACGGTTCTGTGTTTTAATAATAGCCAGAATTTGTGACTGAGTAAGACCACTGTTTTCAAACATAAAATTCTTTGCCACTTTTAGATTACCTGGAAGGTCTTCATTaatatcttcttcctcttcagaaaATTTGAAGTTCCACTCTGTGTCAtcaatctcatcatcatcatccaaatcATAGTCTTCATAATTAAACACCCCCTCCACTTTGTCTGTTGCTGGGCTAAGGagtttattaaattcattttcggTAGTCTTTCCATCTGCTGGTGTATCAGTTGAGTTGCCAGTCTCTTCAGGTTTGGTGTCTTTGATAGTGCTAGTTTCAACCTTACTTCctgaaatgaaagtttaaaaaaagcCATTGGCATATCAAACACAAACTAGAATTACataacaaaactcttattttgatATCCTATTATCAACAAAATTCACAAGTTAATAAAATATGCTCAACACTATATACAAATTATAGGGGAATGCCAGCACATGTACAACACATAACACAAACCTGCCTTCTTAACTGTAAAGTTGATCATGGACACAAGTTTTTAACACTATGCCCCCAGACTATTTAAAATAGTGCCACTCCTCTTCACTGATATGATTTACACTCGCAGTAAAATAATCTGTTAGTTTTTCTAtataattataaaatttaaaattctAGAAAAACCAGAATATCACATGAAATCTGTCAATAGTAATGTCAGAACTAGCTGAATGCGCATGCTTAGGAAACACTGTCCCAAGGCAGCCCCCCAATTAATAATGAAAATGACATCTACTGGCAGAAAAAGGTGCCGACAACACCCtaccacggccaactggatccctcgctgcgctccttataccggccttgacaattaCTTGTGAAGCTCAGCATAAAGCTGTAACTGGAAAGTTTCACCACAATGCCACTGGAGCGgtggcctcctagtcactgacagaaagctgtataccgcaaattgccgcatttccagttttatttatattgttttgctgtcgtaaatgttggcaatgtattcgcaatgaggtgcttattggcttgatattgagagctaaTAGTTATCtaaagaaattaatttcattttatgggtccgtattgaactttgattaaaccaaattaaaataataagaaagttaaatccaccttttcagtacaaactaaatggtgtttattaaataaacatttaatggaactagtttcaacctatttcaaggtcatcttcagccatatcaagTGCAGAACAACGTATTTGAATCACAGTGGTTTTAAAGATGGTTttaaaacatagaagtttgacactgtgaaaaaaattgtttttagaatttccttaaaacacttttgttcacttagctgtaggaatatatgagAGGAAGTCTTTtaatattcttcgtagtattcaagagtGTAGATACAAGTCaaaattcacaatcttgatgaggtaTGGAATTGGGCATATATGCATAATGTTGTTGTAGTAGAGAAGTCTTTTCATATTCTTCGTATCACTGAGAAGTGTAGATACACTTTAAATCATTTGTAATCTTGAagagatgtagaattgagcatatatgcaaagtaatgtcctaattaaaatatgagttgaacaaatatattactgcagtggaaaggaaattctatatagttgtgtataaagaaaacaatGTACATTGTACAATATAAACCTTGTATTCCACGTTTACGCACCCCATTAAATTCCATTTCATTCTCCactttgtttccaaggagtccttcacctgtcaaatggaagtgggactccaatcactcccataggtccgcgacttgcttaaaacgttctgagcgtcctcagtaaaaattctgtgaagtaggACACTACCCtaattacacatagtcccagtgagaatctctagTCTAATGGGTGAgtgaccaccagtggattgtatagtcctagccggctGAGCactaggagggccatgactcagaatatgcccaaTATGCCCATTCCTATTCCATAACAACTGTTATCTCGACTCTCACGACCACgtactaggccacttagccgttgcccatggttcacgaactaggatgcgaCTACAGTTACCCACATTACGCACGGAATAAAATATCTTTACTTTTCTTATTTACCTTACATGGAGCACCTGTGCCTAATTTCTGCCCTCTAGTTTCATAGGAAGTGTAAGAATTAGTGatgattatttgcataaatacgatatataaaaagaaaatataatgcTAAGATAAAGAGGATGTAACATCTAACAGATTTAGTTTAGTttaatattttggatattttcttcaattCACTTTTCTGTGCAGTTACTAAGCTCACAAATAAGTTCCATATGAGATCATACCATTGATTTGCATTAGTATTGTTTTGTTCTTTTCTTAAATGCCTGAACATATTAATCAAATTCTGATTCAAAGAATGCAGatgaattaaattttattttatttatattctaCTTAGTTCTTGCAGAACCATACAAGAATGGTAGCAGCAATGTTTTAACTTAAGAATGaaggtttatttttaaaaattattgacCATGCTTTTAATAACTTGATTGACAACAATATCAATACACATTAATTTGACTGGTGTGTAAGGGATTATAATTTCATTGCATTTCCTCATTAAAAAATAACCATCATCACTACAATCATCTGACTGAAACGTCAAAAGAAATTATCATATACCTACTGCAGAAAAGTAGTTACACATTTCCTTCAACTCACCATTTATAAATATGAATCTTGTAGTGCTATCAGATGCAATACGTTTTCCAATTTCAGAATCAGTAATGATCCCATGATCAGCCATCAGTTCTTCCAATTCTCCAAGATTAAGGGTCTTCCCTCCCATTTCTTTCTCTGCTTCTTCCAACGAGACCTGAACGGAACGCCGTTTCAATAGTCGCTTCATCTGATAGCTGGAGAAATCATTGGATTCCTAAAACATATAACAAAACTGAAGAATTTAAAGTTTATAAAAATGGCATGGTGTTAGAAGCTACAGAAATCTAAATCAAAAATCATTACAGCCACCTAGCAAGCAACCAACAAAGTGCCCATGGACAGAGAGAATATAGCAGAGAATCTCATAAATGCAAGAACTggaggcaacgggaaactaccttgctcctcatttccctagtgcgcctcttcagtaaAATAGGCCATCTGtgatagctgatggcggagttgttgacgATACAACCAACCTTtggactgaggactgaacataggaaaataactttttaaaaataaCGAAGTAACACATAAAAGATACAATTTCTTGATTATATGGAAATACATCATACACAAGCATTTCATTAGAATATCaaacctatatatataaaagccaAATACCACCAA includes:
- the mus201 gene encoding DNA excision repair protein ERCC-5 isoform X4, which produces MKRLLKRRSVQVSLEEAEKEMGGKTLNLGELEELMADHGIITDSEIGKRIASDSTTRFIFINGSKVETSTIKDTKPEETGNSTDTPADGKTTENEFNKLLSPATDKVEGVFNYEDYDLDDDDEIDDTEWNFKFSEEEEDINEDLPGNLKVAKNFMFENSGLTQSQILAIIKTQNRAKKSGRKNPPPIDAPSTSKMICEENTYGDVPLKQGAVIADTKTNVLNTHAVISFGDKIKEGSDKSCVDRTVVEEKSGVSVISDSDSDAGFVEVEEAPVYGLDWSESERETSEHMKNMETRNQCSNRVVKNDSQGTSLEVVIQPNKLELDNDIFADIFSKDSCENQTGAVSLKPRIENHVDKDSSIEVVIQPGNCEIEDDIFSDIFSNNSDEICVRKDSSKIGDLKTLGNEKNASIIQKEKERVQIGGTSISNSISNETNEHNPSPFLVDFKNNIESNEHNLNGKLATEATRIVSETETSTRNLQISRESEDSELKSVPSISPSEVQFNPQRVSVHMENQEKKPDQCNSADNVKSGSFVGSVSTVVLQHRTHLEDIEVESESDGDDNNELPKPVLDAATSERLQNLQHSLEDEHYRLMVERGKQDRLAANITDQMYSEAQELLRLFGVPYIVAPMEAEAQCAFLDAVQLTDGTITDDSDIWLFGGQQVYRNFFNQKKHVMKFKAVDIQHYFKLSRQQMILLALLVGSDYTVGLQGIGPVTALEILAAFPPGNSQQQQDEKEQLISCLQNFRIWWASGKSAGPAKVSLRKKIKDIRIHAGFPSGAVIEAYLHPKVDDSKEKFSWSNPDLTALRKYAMEKFGWAQSKTDSILLPVMKKLNEKNSQQTLDSFIRSKPKLPLPEGRVSKRVQNAIHHMDRESNSNSDSDTPEPKIKKVSRGGRGRVEVREPSRGNGVRTAMVEMSRRGRGRGRGVVRETSRRGPGRGRNVIGLARSGLNYEPPEEITPQTEFILQREKDKLNTLKNKLKAIEVFRKSKYGLDKTRRDKIVRKELAAPDLSESSDSD
- the mus201 gene encoding DNA excision repair protein ERCC-5 isoform X3, giving the protein MRSKESNDFSSYQMKRLLKRRSVQVSLEEAEKEMGGKTLNLGELEELMADHGIITDSEIGKRIASDSTTRFIFINGSKVETSTIKDTKPEETGNSTDTPADGKTTENEFNKLLSPATDKVEGVFNYEDYDLDDDDEIDDTEWNFKFSEEEEDINEDLPGNLKVAKNFMFENSGLTQSQILAIIKTQNRAKKSGRKNPPPIDAPSTSKMICEENTYGDVPLKQGAVIADTKTNVLNTHAVISFGDKIKEGSDKSCVDRTVVEEKSGVSVISDSDSDAGFVEVEEAPVYGLDWSESERETSEHMKNMETRNQCSNRVVKNDSQGTSLEVVIQPNKLELDNDIFADIFSKDSCENQTGAVSLKPRIENHVDKDSSIEVVIQPGNCEIEDDIFSDIFSNNSDEICVRKDSSKIGDLKTLGNEKNASIIQKEKERVQIGGTSISNSISNETNEHNPSPFLVDFKNNIESNEHNLNGKLATEATRIVSETETSTRNLQISRESEDSELKSVPSISPSEVQFNPQRVSVHMENQEKKPDQCNSADNVKSGSFVGSVSTVVLQHRTHLEDIEVESESDGDDNNELPKPVLDAATSERLQNLQHSLEDEHYRLMVERGKQDRLAANITDQMYSEAQELLRLFGVPYIVAPMEAEAQCAFLDAVQLTDGTITDDSDIWLFGGQQVYRNFFNQKKHVMKFKAVDIQHYFKLSRQQMILLALLVGSDYTVGLQGIGPVTALEILAAFPPGNSQQQQDEKEQLISCLQNFRIWWASGKSAGPAKVSLRKKIKDIRIHAGFPSGAVIEAYLHPKVDDSKEKFSWSNPDLTALRKYAMEKFGWAQSKTDSILLPVMKKLNEKNSQQTLDSFIRSKPKLPLPEGRVSKRVQNAIHHMDRESNSNSDSDTPEPKIKKVSRGGRGRVEVREPSRGNGVRTAMVEMSRRGRGRGRGVVRETSRRGPGRGRNVIGLARSGLNYEPPEEITPQTEFILQREKDKLNTLKNKLKAIEVFRKSKYGLDKTRRDKIVRKELAAPDLSESSDSD
- the mus201 gene encoding DNA excision repair protein ERCC-5 isoform X2 produces the protein MREKLLQNLIKHNAVKDVRGTQAWQSEVSMPRVRTEDDMFQLPPPSQADEQSDSGSESAEESIPHKYNDLHTLDVNSAHFRSLPADMRHDILVELKETRKQSSWGRLHEIPKESNDFSSYQMKRLLKRRSVQVSLEEAEKEMGGKTLNLGELEELMADHGIITDSEIGKRIASDSTTRFIFINGSKVETSTIKDTKPEETGNSTDTPADGKTTENEFNKLLSPATDKVEGVFNYEDYDLDDDDEIDDTEWNFKFSEEEEDINEDLPGNLKVAKNFMFENSGLTQSQILAIIKTQNRAKKSGRKNPPPIDAPSTSKMICEENTYGDVPLKQGAVIADTKTNVLNTHAVISFGDKIKEGSDKSCVDRTVVEEKSGVSVISDSDSDAGFVEVEEAPVYGLDWSESERETSEHMKNMETRNQCSNRVVKNDSQGTSLEVVIQPNKLELDNDIFADIFSKDSCENQTGAVSLKPRIENHVDKDSSIEVVIQPGNCEIEDDIFSDIFSNNSDEICVRKDSSKIGDLKTLGNEKNASIIQKEKERVQIGGTSISNSISNETNEHNPSPFLVDFKNNIESNEHNLNGKLATEATRIVSETETSTRNLQISRESEDSELKSVPSISPSEVQFNPQRVSVHMENQEKKPDQCNSADNVKSGSFVGSVSTVVLQHRTHLEDIEVESESDGDDNNELPKPVLDAATSERLQNLQHSLEDEHYRLMVERGKQDRLAANITDQMYSEAQELLRLFGVPYIVAPMEAEAQCAFLDAVQLTDGTITDDSDIWLFGGQQVYRNFFNQKKHVMKFKAVDIQHYFKLSRQQMILLALLVGSDYTVGLQGIGPVTALEILAAFPPGNSQQQQDEKEQLISCLQNFRIWWASGKSAGPAKVSLRKKIKDIRIHAGFPSGAVIEAYLHPKVDDSKEKFSWSNPDLTALRKYAMEKFGWAQSKTDSILLPVMKKLNEKNSQQTLDSFIRSKPKLPLPEGRVSKRVQNAIHHMDRESNSNSDSDTPEPKIKKVSRGGRGRVEVREPSRGNGVRTAMVEMSRRGRGRGRGVVRETSRRGPGRGRNVIGLARSGLNYEPPEEITPQTEFILQREKDKLNTLKNKLKAIEVFRKSKYGLDKTRRDKIVRKELAAPDLSESSDSD